A single region of the Kwoniella botswanensis chromosome 1, complete sequence genome encodes:
- a CDS encoding DNA replication licensing factor MCM7: protein MAAPAVGVLPVASININYEEETERIREFLTTYVAPPRSRHAIPSNDDELAEDDEDDQEDEDDLADDMSDLNVRENRSKAKYVKVLRKVANRQKEEVVIDLQDLRNFSNDRTLLHNITRNTRRYIQLFCDVIDKIMPEPDHELDFTADVLDLIMQQRREMNEQVQNGERNEEGGMFPPELMRRYNLYFKPLRNNDVLAVRAVRGAHLGHLITVRGIVTRVSEVKPLLLVNAYTCDSCGNEIFQEVAQKAFTPLTVCPSAECTQNQTKGQLHMQTRASRFRPFQEVKIQEMADQVPVGHIPRSMTIHLYGSLTRSVNPGDVVHIGGIFLPTPYTGFRAIRAGLLQDTFLEAMNVHQLKKQYHAMELTPELQVQIEEMKEDPNLYSRLANSIAPEIYGHEDVKKALLLLLVGGVTKTVGDGMKIRGDINVCLMGDPGVAKSQLLKYITKVAPRGVYTTGRGSSGVGLTAAVMRDPVTDEMVLEGGALVLADNGICCIDEFDKMDESDRTAIHEVMEQQTISISKAGITTTLNARTSILAAANPLYGRYNPKISPVENINLPAALLSRFDVLFLILDTPTREDDERLAQHVTFVHMHNTHPELDFEPVEPTLMRHYIAACRRIRPIVPPQMSEYIVSSYVQMRKQQKEDELEEKSYSYVSARTLLAVLRLSQALARLRQDNVVGQGDVDEALRLMDVSKASLYEHQASARMGEDQTDTSKIFRIIKDMASASAQMRDEDDEDYEQDDELEELGMNEVRNRVLAKGFTETQLLDTVSEYENMGVLVRTANNTRLRFVAADEY, encoded by the exons ATGGCCGCTCCAGCCGTCGGTGTCTTGCCCGTAGCTTCcatcaat ATCAACTACGAGGAAGAGACAG AACGTATTCGAGAATTCTTGACTACTTATGTCGCGCCACCTCGATCTCGACATGCAATTCCATCAAACGACGACGAGCTTGctgaagatgacgaggacgaccaagaggacgaagatgatctggCGGATGATATGTCCGATTTGAACGTCAGGGAAAATAGGTCAAAGGCGAAATATGTCAAGGTGTTAAGGAAAGTTGCGAATAGGCagaaagaggaggtggtCATTGATTTGCAGGATCTgaggaat TTCAGCAACGACCGTACACTCCTCCATAATATCACTCGAAACACCAGAAGATACATCCAGCTTTTCTGCGATGTGATTGATAAGATCATGCCTGAACCAGATCACGAACTTGACTTCACCGCGGATGTGCTCGATTTGATTATGCaacagagaagagagatgaacGAACAGGTGCAGAATGGGGAAAGGAACGAGGAAGGTGGCATGTTCCCTCCTGagttgatgagaagata CAACCTCTATTTCAAGCCTCTTCGAAACAACGATGTCCTTGCCGTTCGAGCCGTTCGAGGAGCTCACCTCGGTCATCTCATCACTGTCCGAGGTATCGTCACTCGAGTGTCTGAGGTCAAACCTCTCCTCCTGGTCAACGCCTACACCTGTGATTCATGCGGTAACGAGATCTTCCAAGAAGTCGCTCAGAAAGCTTTCACCCCCTTGACCGTCTGTCCTTCAGCCGAATGTACACAAAATCAAACCAAGGGTCAACTTCACATGCAAACTCGAGCGAGTCGATTCCGACCATTCCaagaggtgaagatccaaGAGATGGCCGATCAAGTACCTGTTGGACATATCCCTCGATCAATGACTATCCACCTGTACGGATCGCTAACTCGATCAGTCAACCCTGGTGATGTTGTTCACATTGGAGGAATATTCTTGCCTACTCCTTATACTGGTTTCAGAGCGATTAGAGCGGGGTTGCTTCAAGATACATTTTTAGAAGCTATGAACGTTCACCAGTTGAAGAAACAATACCACGCTATGGAGCTCACACCTGAATTGCAAGTCCAaatcgaagagatgaaagaagatccAAACTTGTATTCAAGATTGGCCAATTCGATCGCACCTGAAATCTACGGTCACGAAGATGTTAAGAAGGCCCTGTTACTATTATTGGTCGGTGGTGTGACAAAGACTGTAGGAGACGGTATGAAGATTAGAGGTGATATCAACGTGTGTCTTATGGGTGATCCCGGTGTAGCCAAATCCCAATTACTCAAATATATAACGAAGGTCGCACCTCGAGGTGTATACACTACTGGTAGAGGTTCTTCTGGTGTAGGTTTGACTGCCGCGGTCATGAGGGATCCAGTGACCGATGAGATGGTGTTAG AGGGAGGTGCTTTGGTTCTCGCCGATAATGGTATCTGCTGTATCGATGAATTCGATAAGATGGACGAGTCTGATCGAACTGCCATCCACGAAGTAATGGAACAACAaaccatctcaatctccaaAGCTGGTATCACCACTACCCTCAATGCTCGAACTTCCATCTTGGCAGCTGCGAACCCCTTATATGGACGATACAACCCTAAGATCTCACCTGTCGAAAACATCAACCTACCCGCAGCTTTACTATCTCGATTTGACGTATTGTTCCTAATCCTCGATACTCCCACtcgagaagatgacgagagaTTGGCTCAGCATGTCACCTTTGTGCATATGCACAATACCCATCCTGAATTAGATTTCGAACCTGTCGAACCTACTCTGATGAGACATTACATCGCGGCATGCAGGAGGATCCGACCGATCGTCCCTCCTCAGATGTCCGAATACATCGTATCGAGTTATGTTCAAATGCGAAAACaacagaaggaagatgaattagaAGAAAAATCATACTCTTACGTATCTGCTCGTACACTCTTAGCTGTACTTCGTCTATCTCAAGCTTTAGCCAGATTAAGACAAGATAATGTCGTTGGACAGggtgatgtcgatgaggcattgagattgatggatgTATCCAAAGCCTCTCTTTATGAGCATCAGGCGTCAGCCAGAATGGGTGAAGACCAGACGGATACTTCCAAGATATTCAGAATTATCAAAGATATGGCGTCTGCCTCTGCTcagatgagagatgaggatgatgaagattacgaacaggatgatgagttggaagaattAGGTATGAACGAAGTTAGGAATAGAGTGTTGGCGAAAGGTTTCACAGAGACTCAACTTTTGGATACGGTatcagag TACGAAAATATGGGTGTATTGGTCAGGACTGCGAACAATACGAGACTGAGGTTCGTTGCTGCTGATGAGTACTAA